The following coding sequences are from one Oryzisolibacter sp. LB2S window:
- a CDS encoding ABC transporter permease subunit has product MELTPILTVAAKEFRDRMRNRWVLAVALVFTIFSLVIAYFGGAQQGQVGFRSIEFTIASLVSLVIYLIPLIALLLGFDAIVGERERGSLDLLLALPITRLELLLGKYLGLALALTLSTVAGFGLVAVLLWRHMNANALFHYAGFMLSSVLLGLAFLSLAVLISVLARERTRASGLAIATWFFFVLVFDLLLLGLLVTTGGQFAGDAFAWLLLLNPADVFRILNVFSLEDVRTLYGLASVVPASLGDPLTMGGVMAAWIALPLVLAQWRFKP; this is encoded by the coding sequence ATGGAACTGACCCCTATCCTCACCGTCGCCGCCAAGGAGTTCCGCGACCGCATGCGCAACCGCTGGGTGCTGGCCGTGGCCCTGGTGTTCACCATCTTCTCGCTCGTCATCGCCTACTTCGGCGGCGCGCAGCAGGGCCAGGTGGGCTTTCGCTCCATCGAGTTCACCATCGCCAGCCTGGTCAGTCTGGTCATCTACCTGATCCCACTGATCGCCCTGCTGCTGGGCTTTGACGCCATCGTCGGCGAACGCGAGCGCGGCTCTCTCGACCTGCTGCTGGCCCTGCCGATCACGCGGCTCGAACTGCTGCTGGGCAAGTACCTGGGCCTGGCGCTGGCGCTCACGCTCTCGACCGTGGCCGGCTTTGGTCTGGTGGCCGTGCTGCTGTGGCGCCACATGAACGCCAATGCGCTGTTCCACTACGCGGGGTTCATGCTCAGCTCGGTGCTGCTGGGCCTGGCCTTTCTGAGCCTGGCGGTGCTGATCTCGGTGCTCGCGCGCGAGCGCACGCGCGCCTCGGGTCTGGCGATTGCCACCTGGTTCTTCTTCGTGCTGGTGTTCGACCTGCTGCTGCTGGGCCTGTTGGTGACCACGGGCGGACAGTTCGCGGGCGACGCCTTCGCCTGGCTGCTGCTGCTCAACCCGGCGGACGTGTTCCGCATCCTCAACGTGTTCTCGCTCGAGGACGTGCGCACCCTCTACGGCCTGGCCAGCGTGGTGCCGGCCTCGCTCGGCGACCCGCTCACCATGGGTGGCGTGATGGCCGCCTGGATCGCCCTGCCGCTCGTCCTCGCCCAATGGAGATTCAAGCCATGA
- a CDS encoding nitrous oxide reductase accessory protein NosL — MTCSCITRRRALGLASLAALASSGLLAACGDKAAEQQSLAPVEIDRSTSCELDGMLLADYPGPKAQIHYAGQDRPAFFCDTVELFNTLLAGEQVRPVRAVYVQDMGQASWDEPKGHWIDAKTAIYVLGSKRHGSMGPTIASFAQEADATKFAQEYGGKVLRYGDIKPGMVDLSGGALHDTRM; from the coding sequence ATGACCTGTTCCTGCATCACCCGCCGCCGCGCCCTGGGCCTGGCCTCCCTCGCCGCCCTGGCCTCTTCCGGCCTGCTGGCCGCCTGCGGCGACAAGGCCGCCGAGCAGCAATCGCTCGCGCCGGTGGAGATCGACCGCAGCACGAGCTGCGAGCTCGACGGCATGCTGCTCGCCGACTACCCCGGCCCCAAGGCGCAGATCCACTACGCGGGCCAGGACCGGCCGGCCTTCTTCTGCGACACCGTGGAGCTGTTCAACACCCTGCTCGCGGGCGAACAGGTGCGCCCCGTGCGCGCCGTCTATGTGCAGGACATGGGCCAGGCCAGCTGGGACGAGCCCAAGGGCCACTGGATAGACGCCAAGACCGCCATCTATGTGCTGGGCAGCAAGCGCCATGGCTCCATGGGCCCGACGATCGCCAGCTTTGCCCAGGAGGCCGACGCCACGAAGTTCGCGCAGGAATACGGCGGCAAGGTGCTGCGCTATGGCGACATCAAGCCGGGCATGGTGGACCTGAGCGGCGGCGCGCTTCACGACACGC